From a region of the Pseudanabaena sp. ABRG5-3 genome:
- the psbE gene encoding cytochrome b559 subunit alpha, which translates to MAGTTGERPFSDIITSVRYWLIHSLTIPALFLAGWLFVSTGLAYDVFGTPRPNEYYSQDRQTAPIVIERYNVDAEISATGK; encoded by the coding sequence ATGGCAGGTACTACTGGAGAGCGCCCATTTTCCGACATTATTACCAGCGTTCGTTATTGGCTAATCCATAGCCTCACCATTCCTGCACTGTTTTTGGCAGGTTGGTTGTTTGTAAGCACAGGCTTAGCCTATGACGTATTTGGCACACCACGCCCTAACGAGTACTACTCTCAAGATCGCCAAACTGCGCCCATTGTAATCGAGCGCTACAATGTTGACGCTGAGATTTCCGCAACTGGGAAATAA
- a CDS encoding RNA pyrophosphohydrolase: protein MKPEKSYRPNVGLIVFNRKGEVLVGERLGVPDSWQFPQGGIDEGEDPQVAALRELYEEVGIDNAELAYVHPEWLYYDFPPSLKLTGKWANYCGQRQRWYAFYWDHPASDCKLDIHDREFRVVQFMAIEQTLDSIVRFKREVYQQVVKIFTPVIRDYIGKLR from the coding sequence ATGAAACCTGAAAAATCTTACCGCCCAAATGTCGGGCTGATCGTTTTTAATCGCAAGGGAGAAGTGCTAGTTGGTGAGCGTCTGGGCGTGCCTGATTCATGGCAATTCCCACAGGGTGGCATTGATGAGGGAGAAGATCCACAGGTGGCAGCTCTACGCGAGCTTTATGAAGAAGTTGGCATAGATAATGCTGAGCTTGCCTATGTCCATCCTGAATGGCTGTACTATGACTTTCCACCTTCGCTGAAGTTGACAGGCAAATGGGCAAATTATTGCGGACAAAGACAGCGTTGGTATGCTTTTTATTGGGATCATCCTGCATCTGATTGCAAGCTAGATATCCACGATCGCGAATTTCGGGTAGTGCAGTTTATGGCGATCGAGCAGACTCTTGACTCCATTGTCAGGTTTAAAAGAGAAGTTTATCAACAGGTAGTCAAGATTTTTACACCCGTTATTCGTGATTATATTGGTAAATTACGGTGA
- a CDS encoding DUF5684 domain-containing protein: MNLSKYLPLQYLRVTWRRVALFLITLLAVVSLQHLIAAPSPAASSLPNNSTSSAIAVASVQNGDQLIAQSSDPTTVNYDSLTEEQKALADKILLFAGTFGLVAYLFTSFCLMKIADKLDIPNSWLSWVPIAQIWVMVRAAGKPGWWLILFFIPLVNFVIGLIVFFSIPTSLNKSSLYGLLIFVPILGVFLYFGLLAFT, from the coding sequence GTGAATTTGTCGAAATATTTACCCTTGCAATATCTGCGTGTAACTTGGCGTAGAGTTGCTCTATTTTTGATTACTTTATTGGCAGTTGTGAGTTTACAGCATCTCATAGCTGCTCCTAGCCCTGCGGCGAGTTCGCTACCTAACAACTCCACATCTAGTGCGATCGCTGTAGCTTCTGTTCAAAATGGCGATCAACTTATTGCCCAAAGTTCTGATCCCACAACAGTTAATTATGATTCGCTAACCGAAGAGCAAAAAGCCCTTGCTGATAAAATCTTGCTTTTTGCGGGAACATTCGGTCTTGTCGCTTATCTTTTCACTAGCTTCTGTTTGATGAAAATAGCCGACAAACTTGATATTCCTAATAGTTGGCTATCATGGGTTCCCATCGCTCAAATTTGGGTCATGGTACGTGCTGCGGGTAAACCCGGTTGGTGGCTAATTTTATTCTTTATTCCGCTTGTTAACTTTGTGATTGGCTTAATTGTCTTCTTTTCGATACCAACGAGCCTGAATAAATCATCTCTCTATGGTCTATTAATCTTTGTGCCGATATTAGGTGTATTTCTCTACTTTGGTTTGTTAGCCTTTACCTAA
- the psbF gene encoding cytochrome b559 subunit beta: protein MASNNPNQPVQYPVFTFRWLAVHGLGVPTVFFIGAIAAMQFISR, encoded by the coding sequence ATGGCAAGCAACAATCCTAACCAACCCGTTCAATATCCTGTATTCACCTTCCGTTGGCTAGCAGTTCACGGTTTAGGCGTTCCTACCGTGTTTTTTATTGGCGCGATCGCAGCAATGCAATTCATTAGCCGCTAG
- a CDS encoding Fur family transcriptional regulator, whose product MKEKLTRSQERVLHLLQHHDHAVSAQDIHSELRNSEKSVGLATVYRSLETLKLQGLIKALTLPNGETVYSVTRADRHHLNCLNCGKSLPIDSCPIHDLGNQLAKKHTFQIYYHTLEFFGLCSQCQQATD is encoded by the coding sequence ATGAAAGAAAAACTCACTCGCAGTCAAGAACGAGTGCTACATCTCCTCCAACATCACGATCACGCGGTATCCGCGCAAGATATTCATTCGGAATTACGCAATAGTGAAAAAAGTGTGGGGTTGGCGACGGTATATCGATCGCTAGAAACGCTCAAATTGCAAGGCTTAATCAAGGCTCTCACCCTACCCAATGGCGAAACGGTTTATAGCGTCACCCGTGCCGATCGCCATCATCTTAATTGCCTGAACTGCGGCAAATCCCTACCGATTGATAGCTGCCCCATTCATGATCTGGGTAATCAACTAGCAAAAAAACATACTTTCCAAATCTACTATCACACTCTTGAATTCTTTGGGCTATGTAGTCAATGTCAACAGGCAACAGACTAG
- a CDS encoding FAD-binding oxidoreductase yields MSANSDKDIPVNIYRPANPFTAKCISNEVLVRPGAAGDTRHVKFDISGGDLRYLEGQSIGVVPPGEDKNGKPHKLRLYSIASTRLGDDLDGKTLSLSVKRLEYKNEAGETVKGVCSNFLTDLKPGDDVKLTGPVGKEMLLPDDPNATIIMIATGTGIAPFRAFLWRMFKEKHPDYKFNGLAWLFFGVPTDSAVLYKPDLEWLAYRNKRNFRYDVAISREQKNDKGEKMYIQNRMAEYADEFWELLQKPSTHTYMCGLRGMEDGIAEFMTTTAEKNGAVWKDFEKQMKKDGRWHVETY; encoded by the coding sequence ATGAGTGCAAATTCAGACAAAGATATTCCCGTTAATATCTACCGCCCCGCTAATCCATTTACGGCAAAATGTATTTCCAACGAAGTGTTGGTCAGACCAGGTGCTGCTGGTGATACTCGCCATGTCAAATTTGATATTTCGGGAGGCGATCTTCGCTACTTAGAAGGTCAAAGTATTGGTGTTGTCCCTCCTGGAGAAGATAAAAACGGCAAACCCCATAAACTTCGCCTCTATTCGATCGCTTCTACCCGCCTTGGTGATGATCTTGATGGCAAAACCCTCTCCTTGAGCGTAAAGCGCCTTGAGTACAAAAACGAAGCAGGTGAAACTGTTAAAGGTGTATGTTCTAACTTCTTAACCGACCTCAAACCTGGTGATGATGTCAAGCTAACAGGACCTGTTGGTAAAGAAATGCTCTTGCCTGACGATCCTAATGCCACCATCATTATGATTGCCACAGGAACTGGTATTGCACCTTTCCGTGCCTTCCTATGGCGCATGTTCAAAGAAAAGCACCCCGATTATAAATTCAATGGTTTAGCTTGGCTCTTCTTTGGTGTCCCTACCGACAGTGCAGTTTTGTATAAGCCTGATCTGGAATGGCTGGCTTACAGAAACAAGCGTAACTTCCGTTACGATGTTGCGATTAGCCGTGAACAGAAAAACGATAAAGGCGAAAAGATGTATATCCAAAACCGCATGGCTGAATATGCCGATGAGTTTTGGGAATTACTGCAAAAGCCTAGCACCCATACCTATATGTGTGGGTTGCGTGGTATGGAAGATGGTATTGCTGAATTCATGACCACAACAGCCGAAAAGAATGGTGCTGTTTGGAAGGATTTCGAGAAACAAATGAAGAAAGATGGTCGTTGGCATGTTGAAACTTACTAA
- the eis gene encoding enhanced intracellular survival protein Eis: MKIRKIDKNERIEILKGDLYAYSRWTNQDLPRSHLTAINPDDVLAAEIDGKIVAALQCFRFQQSIRGVIKSMGGIGGVWTYPEYRNRGCVKALMKSAFLEMRMQGICVSMLTPFKESFYESLGYAIANATNEITIPIASLINYLKTNYLKLPNQNNWSCDRFPATEVRDILSNFLYENLRSQSLLPHSHGLAVTNFTYDQWWHLHRQKLCVVVKRDRQTAALAIYGIDSSGNLPMSDRQIEISSIFWTDVESRDRLFAFFASHRDQIHSLKMPIPLNANVHSWLSDAGKLQSSITEPWMVRIVDVVEALNGLPITCEPFTFALSDPQCSWNESIFRVDGDRGSLTVKRYNGDVQNIAIDFHATIAGISALIYGTCAIGELVHNQWITNLNPVTSKLLENAFTPCVIYNPFKF, translated from the coding sequence ATGAAAATTCGCAAGATTGATAAGAATGAACGTATTGAAATACTCAAGGGAGATTTGTATGCCTATTCGCGCTGGACTAATCAGGATTTACCGCGATCGCACCTGACGGCGATCAATCCTGATGATGTATTGGCAGCAGAAATCGACGGCAAAATTGTGGCGGCGCTGCAATGTTTTCGCTTTCAGCAGTCGATACGGGGCGTTATCAAATCAATGGGGGGCATCGGTGGAGTCTGGACATATCCTGAATATCGCAATCGTGGCTGTGTGAAAGCATTAATGAAAAGTGCTTTTTTAGAAATGCGGATGCAGGGAATTTGTGTAAGTATGCTCACGCCCTTTAAAGAAAGTTTTTATGAATCACTGGGTTATGCAATCGCTAATGCCACAAATGAAATCACGATTCCGATCGCGTCTTTAATTAATTACTTAAAAACGAATTACTTAAAACTGCCAAATCAAAATAACTGGTCATGCGATCGCTTTCCCGCGACTGAAGTTAGAGATATTTTGTCCAATTTCCTCTACGAAAATCTGCGATCGCAATCCCTATTACCCCATAGTCACGGTTTAGCGGTGACAAATTTTACCTATGACCAATGGTGGCATTTACATCGGCAAAAACTCTGTGTGGTGGTAAAGCGAGATCGCCAAACTGCTGCCCTAGCAATTTATGGAATTGATAGCAGTGGCAATTTACCCATGAGCGATCGCCAAATTGAAATTTCATCAATATTTTGGACGGATGTAGAATCACGCGATCGCCTATTCGCCTTTTTTGCTAGCCATCGCGATCAAATCCATAGTCTGAAAATGCCCATCCCACTAAATGCAAATGTACATTCATGGCTCAGCGATGCAGGAAAGTTGCAATCATCAATCACAGAGCCTTGGATGGTAAGGATTGTAGATGTTGTTGAGGCTTTGAATGGCTTGCCGATCACCTGTGAGCCATTTACCTTTGCCCTTAGCGATCCGCAATGTAGTTGGAATGAGAGTATTTTTAGAGTAGATGGCGATCGCGGTAGTCTTACAGTCAAACGCTATAACGGTGATGTGCAAAATATAGCGATCGACTTTCACGCCACCATTGCAGGTATCTCAGCTCTGATCTATGGCACTTGTGCGATCGGCGAACTCGTGCATAACCAATGGATTACTAATCTCAATCCAGTTACTTCCAAATTATTAGAAAACGCCTTTACCCCATGCGTGATTTATAATCCTTTTAAGTTCTGA
- the ilvB gene encoding biosynthetic-type acetolactate synthase large subunit, whose translation MRTTGAFALIDSVRRQGVKHIFGYPGGAILPVYDEIYQAESRGEIKHYLVRHEQGAVHAADGYARATGQVGVCVATSGPGATNLVTGIATAQMDSIPMVVITGQVPSYAIGTDAFQETDIWGITLPIVKHSYVIRKPEDIARIVAEAFHIAGTGRPGPVLIDIPKDIAQQAFDYNPEVEIDLPGYQAKVKGHLHQIAAAIALIRESKRPLLYAGGGAVLADAHAEIAELAKRFQLPVTTTLMGKGTYDENNYLSLGMLGMHGTAYANFAVQGCDLLIAVGARFDDRVTGRLDKFAPDAKVIHIDIDPAEVGKNRKPDVPIVGDVKEVLQALLDATSYEETIQTKDWFKQLDEWREDYPLEVPTYEGILSPQQVIYEFGKQSPNACFTTDVGQHQMWAAQLIKTGPRKWISSAGLGTMGYGMPAAMGAKVALPDEQVICISGDASIQMNIQELGTLAQYGINVKVIIVNNGWQGMVRQWQESFYDERYSSSNMEAGMPDFIKLAEAYGIKGVKVIEPSDLQSAVAEILAYDGPVFADFRVKRDENCYPMVPPGASNDQMVGLQTPKRSQLSKEAQEIASELERTAQLV comes from the coding sequence TTGCGAACAACGGGTGCATTTGCTCTCATCGACAGTGTGAGACGACAGGGTGTAAAACATATTTTTGGCTACCCTGGTGGAGCGATTCTGCCAGTGTATGACGAAATTTATCAGGCAGAGTCAAGAGGCGAGATTAAGCATTACCTCGTGCGTCATGAGCAGGGAGCCGTCCATGCTGCCGATGGATATGCCCGCGCAACTGGTCAGGTGGGAGTATGTGTGGCAACTTCAGGTCCTGGGGCAACTAATCTGGTGACAGGCATTGCCACAGCCCAAATGGATTCTATTCCGATGGTAGTGATTACGGGACAAGTGCCTTCCTATGCGATCGGTACTGATGCTTTCCAAGAGACAGATATTTGGGGCATTACTTTACCGATCGTCAAACATTCCTATGTGATTCGCAAGCCTGAAGATATTGCTCGAATTGTTGCAGAGGCTTTCCATATTGCGGGTACTGGGCGACCAGGTCCTGTATTGATTGATATTCCTAAGGATATTGCCCAGCAAGCCTTTGATTACAATCCTGAAGTAGAGATTGATCTGCCTGGTTATCAAGCGAAAGTTAAGGGGCATTTACATCAAATTGCTGCCGCGATCGCTTTAATCCGTGAATCTAAACGCCCATTGCTCTATGCAGGTGGTGGTGCGGTTCTTGCCGATGCCCATGCCGAAATCGCCGAACTTGCGAAACGCTTCCAGTTACCTGTGACCACAACCCTCATGGGTAAAGGCACTTACGATGAAAATAATTACCTTTCCCTTGGTATGTTGGGAATGCACGGTACTGCCTATGCTAACTTTGCGGTACAGGGTTGTGATTTGTTAATTGCGGTTGGCGCAAGATTTGACGATCGCGTTACAGGTCGTCTGGATAAATTTGCTCCTGACGCAAAAGTCATTCACATTGACATCGATCCTGCGGAAGTTGGCAAAAATCGCAAGCCTGATGTCCCCATTGTTGGCGATGTTAAGGAAGTATTACAAGCACTTCTCGATGCGACTAGTTACGAAGAAACCATTCAAACCAAGGATTGGTTTAAACAGCTTGATGAGTGGCGCGAAGATTATCCCCTTGAAGTACCAACCTATGAGGGAATTCTCTCCCCACAGCAGGTAATTTATGAGTTTGGCAAGCAGTCTCCCAATGCTTGTTTCACCACTGATGTTGGTCAGCACCAAATGTGGGCAGCTCAGTTGATTAAAACTGGTCCCCGCAAATGGATTTCTAGTGCGGGACTTGGCACGATGGGCTATGGTATGCCTGCGGCTATGGGTGCAAAGGTTGCCCTGCCTGATGAGCAAGTAATCTGTATTAGTGGTGATGCCAGTATTCAGATGAACATTCAGGAGTTGGGGACATTGGCGCAGTATGGCATCAATGTCAAAGTGATCATTGTCAACAATGGTTGGCAAGGCATGGTACGTCAGTGGCAAGAGAGCTTCTATGATGAGCGTTACTCTTCTTCCAATATGGAAGCGGGTATGCCTGATTTTATTAAGCTTGCTGAAGCCTATGGTATTAAGGGTGTCAAGGTAATTGAGCCAAGTGACTTACAATCCGCAGTTGCTGAAATTTTGGCCTACGACGGTCCTGTATTTGCTGACTTCCGTGTTAAACGTGATGAGAACTGTTATCCCATGGTTCCCCCCGGAGCAAGCAATGATCAGATGGTTGGCTTACAAACTCCAAAGCGATCGCAGTTAAGTAAAGAAGCACAAGAGATAGCTTCTGAGCTAGAACGTACCGCTCAACTTGTTTAA
- a CDS encoding sensor histidine kinase produces the protein MQPFLFVYNQTNIPVAMKLELLWLLVGIVIGAIATSACWFSWHYAQKRRNRKFRKRSRQVFKVKSLHSLKSWAQNIQQNIQQDLQQKYRDQFGNNQFLEYESDRLLWEKIVEAAPIGYIQVDQDNHLNVCNQRAATMMGINNHQQGLLRKPFLLQVIRSYELDHLIEQTRSQSMGSQVDWVFHPAIPDPVDPVPQQGRPIRAYSIYLEQGQVGIFLEDRQEAIAIAQQRDRWTSDVAHELKTPLTSIRLVAETIEPRVDPAARIWVERLLSEIDRITNLVKDLLDLGQMDVGIEPPLHLREVNLASLVRSVWTTLEPLANRKQVILKYLGDETTSLLVDESRIYRLLLNLLDNSIKHSPALQSITIRASVVDTNIEIETIDAGEGFPEDALPYLFDRFYRIDSSRTRSGLDYGGSGLGLAIAQQIVLLHKGTITAKNHPETGGAWITIALPYQHPANNGKLANLTA, from the coding sequence GTGCAACCCTTTCTTTTTGTATATAATCAAACAAATATACCTGTTGCCATGAAACTGGAATTGCTCTGGCTGCTTGTAGGAATTGTCATTGGGGCGATCGCCACTAGTGCTTGCTGGTTTAGCTGGCACTATGCCCAAAAGAGACGTAATCGGAAATTTCGGAAGCGATCGCGACAGGTGTTTAAGGTCAAATCACTCCATAGCCTTAAATCTTGGGCGCAAAATATTCAACAAAATATTCAGCAAGATTTACAGCAAAAATATCGCGATCAATTTGGGAATAATCAATTTCTCGAATATGAATCTGATCGCCTATTGTGGGAAAAAATCGTTGAGGCTGCCCCAATAGGCTATATCCAAGTTGATCAAGATAATCACTTAAATGTCTGTAATCAAAGGGCGGCAACCATGATGGGAATTAATAACCATCAGCAGGGGCTACTCCGCAAGCCATTTTTATTACAGGTAATTCGCTCCTATGAACTCGATCATCTAATTGAACAAACCCGATCGCAAAGTATGGGTTCTCAAGTTGATTGGGTATTTCATCCCGCTATTCCTGATCCTGTTGATCCAGTACCTCAGCAGGGTAGACCTATTCGGGCTTATAGTATCTATCTTGAGCAGGGACAGGTAGGAATTTTTTTAGAAGATCGTCAAGAGGCGATCGCCATTGCTCAACAGCGCGATCGCTGGACATCAGATGTTGCCCATGAGTTAAAAACGCCCCTCACTTCGATTCGATTAGTGGCTGAGACCATCGAGCCAAGAGTCGATCCTGCCGCCAGAATTTGGGTAGAACGTCTCCTTAGTGAAATTGATCGCATTACCAATCTGGTGAAAGACCTGCTCGATTTAGGACAGATGGATGTGGGGATTGAGCCACCTTTGCATCTCCGAGAGGTAAATTTAGCATCCCTAGTGCGATCGGTATGGACAACGTTAGAACCATTGGCGAATCGCAAGCAGGTTATCCTCAAATATCTTGGTGATGAGACAACATCTTTGCTGGTTGATGAGTCGCGCATTTATCGACTACTGCTCAACTTATTAGATAACAGCATCAAGCATAGTCCTGCCCTCCAGAGTATTACCATTAGGGCTAGTGTTGTTGATACCAACATCGAAATTGAGACTATTGATGCTGGGGAAGGTTTTCCTGAAGATGCCTTACCCTATTTGTTCGATCGCTTTTATCGGATTGATTCATCACGTACTCGCTCAGGACTCGATTATGGGGGTAGTGGTTTGGGCTTGGCGATCGCCCAGCAGATCGTTTTATTACACAAGGGGACGATCACTGCTAAAAATCATCCTGAGACTGGGGGAGCATGGATTACAATCGCGCTACCATATCAACACCCTGCAAACAATGGAAAACTTGCAAACCTTACAGCGTAA
- a CDS encoding XisI protein has translation MDKLNQYREIVKRLIKEYAHNDYRRNGVDRDLVFDVEHDHYQIINVGWENDHRIYGCILHFDIKQGKIWLQYNGTEIDFAEELVKQGVPKQDIVIGFHSPFMRKFTEYAVS, from the coding sequence ATGGATAAATTAAACCAATATCGAGAAATTGTTAAAAGATTAATCAAAGAATATGCCCATAATGACTATAGAAGAAATGGTGTAGATCGCGACCTAGTTTTTGATGTAGAGCATGATCATTACCAAATTATTAATGTTGGCTGGGAGAACGATCATCGTATTTATGGTTGCATCCTGCACTTCGATATTAAACAAGGTAAAATCTGGTTGCAATACAACGGTACAGAAATCGATTTTGCGGAAGAGTTAGTGAAACAGGGTGTACCAAAGCAAGATATCGTCATCGGTTTTCACTCTCCTTTCATGCGTAAATTTACGGAGTATGCCGTAAGCTGA
- a CDS encoding DJ-1 family glyoxalase III encodes MTRVLIPLFEGFEEIEAVTIIDVLRRGGIEVVTAGLVTTTVMGAHAIAIIADKLLDEVDTSKFDAIVLAGGAGTFRLREDHRIASIIKAQAAANKIVAAICAAPTVLSNAGLLRGKQATSFPAVKEQLEVGEYLEVPVVVDGNVVTSRGAGTAMAFALKLVEILQGEAIANKLAKDMIV; translated from the coding sequence ATGACCAGAGTACTTATTCCCCTTTTTGAAGGCTTTGAAGAAATCGAAGCGGTTACGATTATCGATGTATTGCGCCGTGGAGGGATTGAGGTAGTTACGGCTGGCTTGGTAACGACAACGGTGATGGGCGCTCATGCGATCGCTATTATTGCCGACAAACTTCTCGATGAAGTTGATACGAGTAAATTTGATGCGATCGTCCTTGCTGGTGGTGCAGGTACTTTCCGCTTGCGTGAAGACCATCGCATCGCATCAATAATCAAAGCACAAGCAGCAGCAAATAAAATCGTTGCGGCAATCTGTGCAGCTCCCACTGTCCTCTCTAATGCAGGATTACTGCGAGGTAAACAAGCCACATCCTTCCCCGCAGTCAAAGAACAACTAGAAGTGGGCGAATATCTGGAAGTACCTGTGGTAGTTGATGGCAATGTGGTCACTAGTCGTGGTGCAGGAACAGCTATGGCATTTGCCCTCAAATTAGTAGAGATTTTGCAAGGTGAAGCGATCGCCAATAAATTAGCCAAAGACATGATTGTCTAA
- a CDS encoding XisH family protein encodes MPAKDIFHDTVKIGLEKEGWEITHDPMYLDFGGVEIYIDLGAEKLIAAERKGEKIAVEVKSFISGSAISEFHKALGQFINYRTALSQKEPDRIMYLAVPNTIYETFFKLELIQLIIKTQNIKLIVYNPNREEIAQWIN; translated from the coding sequence ATGCCAGCCAAAGATATTTTTCATGATACGGTCAAAATAGGGTTAGAGAAAGAAGGATGGGAAATTACCCACGATCCAATGTATTTAGACTTTGGTGGAGTTGAAATATATATTGACTTAGGGGCAGAAAAACTAATTGCAGCAGAAAGAAAAGGGGAAAAAATTGCAGTTGAGGTTAAGAGCTTTATTAGTGGCTCAGCAATTTCTGAATTTCACAAAGCACTAGGACAATTTATTAACTATCGCACAGCACTGAGCCAAAAAGAGCCAGATCGCATAATGTATTTAGCAGTTCCCAATACTATTTATGAAACATTTTTTAAACTGGAATTAATCCAACTAATCATTAAAACCCAAAACATAAAATTGATTGTTTACAACCCAAACAGAGAGGAGATAGCACAATGGATAAATTAA
- a CDS encoding GGDEF domain-containing protein — protein MSHPKNIQSENTWRKVLLGLGHFRSVLAITLFSILLSAVITFGIMTLLWWEGLDVLLKSLLVAVIVPAVVAPLASSFVVQLLFELEELQAQLLEMVNRDPLTKVHSRRYIMDCLEIESNRSLRSNEPMSLLMIDADNFKSINDSYGHATGDLVLQKIAHTCESTLRPYDVIARFGGEEFVVLLPNTTLLEACDVAERIRENVAGATIKSTDGAMISVTISVGISLFTPPDLRCMNLISNADRGLYKAKHNGRNQCAIALDSKQ, from the coding sequence ATGTCTCACCCAAAAAACATTCAAAGTGAAAATACTTGGCGAAAAGTCCTATTAGGGCTGGGACATTTTCGCTCAGTGTTAGCCATCACTTTGTTTTCCATTCTGTTGTCGGCAGTGATCACTTTCGGAATCATGACACTGTTGTGGTGGGAAGGACTGGATGTACTTCTCAAATCATTGCTGGTTGCTGTCATTGTCCCCGCAGTTGTTGCGCCCTTAGCAAGCAGCTTTGTTGTTCAACTGTTATTTGAGCTTGAGGAGCTACAGGCTCAACTTTTAGAAATGGTTAATCGAGATCCCTTAACGAAGGTACATAGTCGTCGCTATATTATGGATTGTCTTGAAATTGAATCAAATAGATCGTTGCGCTCAAATGAGCCAATGTCATTGCTAATGATTGATGCTGATAATTTTAAATCGATTAATGATAGCTATGGACATGCAACTGGCGATCTCGTTCTCCAAAAGATTGCTCACACTTGTGAATCTACTCTGCGCCCTTACGATGTAATTGCCCGTTTCGGTGGGGAGGAATTTGTGGTGCTGCTGCCGAACACAACCTTGCTAGAAGCCTGTGATGTTGCTGAGCGTATTCGCGAGAATGTAGCTGGGGCGACTATTAAATCAACTGATGGAGCAATGATTAGTGTCACGATTAGTGTAGGCATTAGCCTTTTTACACCGCCAGATCTAAGGTGCATGAACTTAATATCCAACGCAGATCGAGGATTGTATAAAGCTAAGCATAATGGTCGCAATCAATGTGCGATCGCATTAGACTCAAAACAATAG